In Tachypleus tridentatus isolate NWPU-2018 chromosome 3, ASM421037v1, whole genome shotgun sequence, the sequence CTGCCAGAGCTAAACGTGGGAAAGGGGCGTGTAGACGTGTCACTGGTTCTGCTTCCAAACCTTTAAAGAGTCTTCTGCATGTGCGTATTAACAAGAAGAGACACTTTGACTTTCTTTCAGAATATGTCATCAGATCAATAAAGAAACAGGACAAGGAAGTTATAGCCACTGATGGTCAGCTGACCTGTGTGTTCCTATTCCGATGGATCTTGTCTCACTGGTACCATACCATCCAACCATTTCATTCAATAATTGGTAAAATATGGTTTGTCTTTTAAGCCCAAAGCCACATTAGCTATCTACTGTGTCTCTTTCGAGAAATGAAACCCCaattttggcattgtaagttCGAAAACTTACCACTAACCCGTCGAAGGGCTAGTAATATATAAAACGATTAATAAAAATctgaacaaaacacttttaatgtgCAGTATTTGTAGTTCACCATAGCGAATCTATATTTATACAGGCTTTAGGGAATGGACTcttgagataaaaataatttgtttaataaaatgaaagataCACATTTCTTTTTGTGAGAAATCAGTTAACTCGCATCTCTTCACCAGTCGTCGTGACGGGTTTTCAAATGCAACAGTTTCTTTAACTTTTAATGTAGAAACAACgaaatgaaaactatttatttgtttttaccgACCGAGTTGTTTGTGAGTACAGAACTTTGTACATGTGACTGAGTTTTTCATGCCACATGACTCACCATCAATGGTGCAGTTAATCCAGCTAATTAATGTTAGGATTCCATGTGGgttttaaatagaaaatgaaaGATTTCCCCAAATATTTTAGCACGTTATTTATAGTGAGTTTTGTAGTGGACAAACACGCACACAGGAGAGAGTAAATAACATGAATTCTACTTATATAAAACgttgtaaaaatgtatatttgcaATTTTAACGTTTCCAGTCCATCATCTTGTCGCTTCTGTTCGTACATCCCACTACGTACGAGTACTTCATCACGTGcatttagaatattattcttcGCAGGTGGTTTTAGCATTACGTCATCATAATAGTCGTACCATATTGGTTAGTGTTCCTCAGAGTCCACAGTATCTAGTCAACATAAAAACCTTCTCAACTACGTTCTACGGTACGAGATTGTCTTGAAAATATTGTACAAGATAGgtattctatattttactttgGTAAAAACGAACTTTAgctgcaacaaacaaacaacaacgacAGTTTTGAGAAAATGGGTGGCGCTGTGGCTAGGATAACTGGTGAACATATAGTCTATGTCCGCACGGGAGACAGAAAGGGCGCAGGAACTGACGCCAATGTATTCATGATCCTCCATGACGAGGAGGGTACAAAGACCCCAGCAATGAAGTTGAACAGTTTTCTCAGAAACGACCACGAGCGGGGGGACACGGGCTCTTACTACTTTCCCAAGATAGAGGGATTTGGTAGGGTCAGTAAAATTGAGTTGTGGAGAGACTCATTCGGCCTCGCCGACGATTGGTTCGTGGACCGAGTGGCCCTGGAGTACCGAAAAGAGAAGAAATTGAAGGTTTACTTCCCCATTAACCGCTGGATCAAACCCAACAagagatatatatttaaactatatgaCTGCAGCTTGCCACAGGAAGACGAACACCAACAGCAACGTTCAGAAGAACTGGCCGAGAAAAAGCAGCTCTATGAATACACACAGAACATCGAGGGGGGTCCGGTTCAGGTACTCATCTTTATAACTTCTTGTTATCGTAAAGCATAAATAGTAAGCCACACACTTACTAGTGTTTTCATCTAAAGTTAGTTTTACGTTCGACATTAACGTTACAACATTTCTTTAAGTGACTGAAACCTGTTGAATCCAAACCAAGTGATTCACTTGTTGcttgtaaagaaaaaatttgaAACTATGGGTTCGAAACCAATTTTTAATCATGcggaaataaaaaagaataagtAATGTATTGAATGTTATAAAGTAAACCGTTTTAAACAAAACACCGGATGTTATACAGTAAACCGTTTTAAACAAAACACCGGATGTTATACAGTAAACCGTTTTAAACAAAACACCGGATGTTATACAGTAAACCGTTTTAAACAAAACACTGGATGTTATACAGTAAACCGTTTTAAACAACACACCGGATGTTATACAGTAAACCGTTTTAAACAACACACCGGATGTTATACAGTAAACCGTTTTAAACAACACACCGGATGTTATAAAGTAAACCGTTTTAAACAACACACCGGATGTTATACAGTAAACCGTTTTAAAAACACACCGGATGTTATACAGTAAACCGTTTTAAACAACACACCGGATGTTATACAGTAAACCGTTTTAAAAACACACCGGATGTTATACAGTAAACCGTTTTAAACAACACACCGGATGTTATACAGTAAACCGTTTTAAAAACACACCGGATGTTATACAGTAAACCGTTGTAAAAACACACCGGATGTTATACAGTAAACCGTTGTAAAAACACACCGGATGTTATACAGTAAACCGTTTTAAAAACACACCGGATGTTATAAAGTaaaccgttttttttttcatctaacgTTGTACTATTGagaaaaaaactataatttagtttattttttgttaacaaaaaactaaacaatgggctatctgaagAGAAGACTTAAGAACGTACTGGCTGtgaaaaattgaaacatttttatatttggaACTGCATGGTCAATTAGGTGGTTTGTCCAAAACTGTATAGTCAATAAGGTGGTTTGTCCAAAAATGTATGATCAATTAGGTGGTTTGTCCAAAACTGTATGGTCAATTAGGTGGTTTGACCAAAACTGTATGGTCAATTAGGTGGTTTGTCCAAAACTGTATGATCAATTAGGTGGTTTGTCCAAAACTGTATGATCAATTAGGTGGTTTGTCCAAAACTGTATGATCAATTAGGTGGTTTGTCCAAAACTGTATGATCAATAAGGTGGTTTGTCCAAAACTGTATGATCAATAAGGTGGTTTGTCCAAAACTGTATGATCAATAAGGTGGCTTGTCCAAAACTGTATGGGCAATAAGGTGGTTTGTCCCAAACTGTATGGTCAATTTGGTGGTTTATCTAAACTAGAAGGTAACTCACGTCTCTTTCAGAAAAGCCATCAATAATTGGTATTTCATAACAAGTTTCCATATCTTAATTTCTAGCTATATAGTTCCTGATATGTCTATCTAATGAATTGTGTAATACACTAATTACCTGGATTAATAACCTAATTAAAttgtgataattatatatatgtataattaaccGGATAAATTATGGTTTAATACACGTTTGTAGTAAAGCACAATGctttacaatgggctatctgttctcgcTGCCCACTTCGAGTATTGAAACCggatatttaatgttataagcccactgacttactgctgagccatcgGGGGCACAACATGTTTCACCTTTGACAAACTATCAAAGTATAATAACcgaaaaatatcataaaactagACTCTAAtctatgtttgttgaattttgtacgaaacaactcgagggttatctggACATAGCCGTCTTTACTGttcaagtgatagactagagggtaTGTAGCTAGCCACCAACACCCACCACCAGTAAGCACCCTTTATAACACAATCACTAACCCCAGGTGCGCAGCGCGTTCATTTTTGGCGGTAACGAAATGTGTCCTTAGTGGTATAAACTGCGGTCAAACAATCGTAATGAACGGGTAATTctttagtgtgtttgttttgaatttcgcgcgaagctacacgaggtctatctgtctagccgtccataatttaatgGTATAAAActtgagggaaggtagctagtcatcaccccccaccaccaattgttgggctactcttttaccaacgaatagttggactgactgtCTCAATAACATCCACACGACTAAACGGACGAGCCtctttggtgtgataggaattcaaacctcgatcctcagattacgagtcgagtgcttgaaccatctggccatgccagacatCTTTAGTGTGATACTGATAAATGACCTTTAACCTCAGCCTGTTACCAAGACACAACTTGTGACTCAACTGAGTATTGTACAAGTAGTTGTTTTCAGTGTTAATTCTAACgtgtacaaaaataaaagtatatgtatatttgtgtgtacCTGTATTCAGTTAGAAAATAAGgggagaaaaacaacaactttgataCATCCAACATTTTAGAAACGGCAGAAATCatcacataaataaatacataaacttgTCTACCGTGATCACATTCCATGACACTCTGGAGAGAAAAGCTGTCTGACATGCTATCTGTACTATGCCTATTGTGTGTTCGAAACCGATTTTGTGGCGTTGTATTCCTCAGCTTTACCTCTGAGCCGCCAGGAAgcattactgtttgtgtattgtgatttcttttagaataaaaaGGACACTAGGttagaagaaaaatatatcacGTCAAGTTGATAAGTTTAAAGagatcaacagaaaaaaaataaggaaaatctTCTAAGGAAAAGATATCAACAAGAATGATGGAGTTAGCTTGGTTAAACGGTTCGACAGTCAAACAAAATGGCGGATGTTAAACTGATATCTCCTGATGAAACGGTTCAACAGTCAAACAAAATGGCGGATGTTAAACTGATATCTCCAGATGAAACGGTTCAACAGTCAAACAAAATGGCGGATATTAAACTGATATCTCCAGATGAAATGGTTCAACAGTCAAACAAAATGGCGGATGTTAAACTGATATCTCCAGATGAAACGGTTCAACAGTCAAACAAAATGGCGGATGTTAAACTGATTTTTTCAGATGAAACGGTTCAACAGTCAAACAAAATGGCGGATGTTAAACTGATATCTCCAGATGAAACGGTTCAACAGTCAAACAAAATGGCGGATGTTAAACTGATATCTCCAGATGAAACGGTTCAACAGTCAAACAAAATGGCGGATGTTAAACTGATTTTTTCAGATGAAACGGTTCAACAGTCAAACAAAATGGCGGATGTTAAACTGATTTTTTCAGATGAAACGGTTCAACAGTCAAACAAAATGGCGGATGTTAAACTGATATTTCCAGATGAAACGGTTCAACAGTCAAACAAAATGGCGGATGTTAAACTGATATTTCCAGATGAAACGGTTCAACAGTCAAACAAAATGGCGGATGTTAAACTGATATTTCCAGATGAAACGGTTCAACAGTCAAACAAAATGGCGGATGTTAAACTGATATTTCCAGATAAAATGGTTCAACAGTCAAACAAAATGGCGGATGTTAAACTGATATTTCCAGATGAAATGGTTCAACAGTCAAACAAAATGGCGGATGTTAAACTGATATTTCCAGACAGATGTGATGCACTacttaataaaatgaaactgaCATGTAGTTAATGAAGATTTTTCATGTTGGGTACGCACTTGTAAAGAAGCTCTTCATGTTGAACAGGTACATATTTTGATCATGTTGAAGATACATGTATCGAAGTTATTTGATGAAACATGTCCCTACTGAGCATTTCGATGCTAACATAGATACAACGACATTTCGTAATACTGAACATACAATCAACTGATGTTAATTCACACCGATAACACACCAAGTGAAAGTGGAGTTACTTCATGTTGATCATGTCCTTACTCtagatgtttattattattgttaatgatGTCCACCAGGGGGACTGAAACGTTTAGTTTCTCAGTGTCTAATCCTGCAAGTTTTATATTCTGCCCTTCGGAATACGAAGGTAAACACTGGAGTTCACTACATCCATAAAACTAAGCAAGGAGTCAACAAATATGGCCGACTTTAATGTATACAACTTGTGTACCTGTGCCTGAAAGATAATTTCTATTTAGCTGACAACTAAACACCTGCATTCCAACGAACGAAGCAGGTGCACCCCCTATATACtggtacacacatatataccagtACTACCggtacaaataataataatgagtcTTAGCTCGGCATCGTGGATTTGATAGAAACCCCATCTGTTAGCATGACGtggtaaattatgtaaatttatattcatttccgTACTTGCACAAAACATCGGGCAGGCAGTAGAGCTTCATTATCCCTGATTGTTAAAGGGTACAATGTAGCTCTAATGTTTAACCTTCAGAGGTTACAGTGTAACCCTGGTCATTGGAGGGTGTAATCTAACTATATGTTAATTTCACGCACATGAACCCGCcataacagttataaaacattactgCTGAACTTCTATGATTCTTTGTGGTGGACAATGCGACTAAAAAGGTTGATAACGACGAACAGGTGGAGTGAAATTATCTCTCATCTTTGGAGGATATAGTGTAACAATGTGATTTTTTGAGGATATAGTGTAACTATGTGATTTTTTGAGGATATGGTGTAACTATCTTTGATATATGGAGGATAATGTAACAATTCCTGATTCTTACAGGATATGGTGTAACTTTGTCAGGTCTCCAGAGGATTCATTATAACTCTTATATTTGGTTTTCAGATGTTACAGTGTAACTATTCCTGATTTTAATAAGGTACTATGTAACTACATTTTTAAGGGTACCGTATTTCTCTGTTTCTGATAGCTACAGGGTAAAACTGAACGTCAACACTGGAGTTCAGAGTTTAATCCTGTGACAGAACATTCACTTCACCAAACAGTGTTTACTACTATAATTTAAACCACGACTGAAACACAGCTGGCCCCTGTGAACCAGATTAAGTCTTGCGATAATATTCATGATCAATATGcaaaaacattaacaacaataataaacctGTCAAGTCGGTAAAGTTTTTACGAACCATTCTAAAAAACAAGCCTGAAGCAGAAATTTATTGAAAAGGTTCATGTATTTTGACTGAgtgaaatatcttattttgttggCTAACATGTTGTAttgtaagaatattaaaaatggcTGGATTTATTAGAACAATACACAAGTCTTACTTTATGATAAATGTAGAGTAACAATCGGAATCGGTATTAAAAGTATATCAGATTCCAATATATTCTAACAAAACATTATTCTCTACTAttccaacaatatattttaacattgtattgttCGAACATTATATTAGCCACTGTTTGTGAATATATTatatactaataacaataaatcTATATAATGGAGGAGTCATCGTGTTTCTAGAGGAACTTCTCATAAAAATAGAACGAATTCACGttttttttcatcaaatttagtaacataatgaataaaacaaaccgCTCTGTTAACTGTGTAGAATAAAAACAtcacataaacaaaataactgacaCTAAATCATTTCTTTCACCCAAATTTCCGACCcaaatatagtttgtttcaagttaatcgcaaagttacacaatgggctatctatgctctgctcactacaggtatcgaaaccaagttttctaaattttaagttCGCAGAAGTACCGCTGTACCACTTGTAGGgggttatattataataaaaagaaaccaaaTTTAAAACAGTCTCCTATTTTAGTATATTTCTAGGTAACGTACAATTTATCAAGTTTATGATATGAGACGAAAACTAATAAAGCGAACAGGAAAGTGACTTCATAACAATAAGATTTAATCTGTtttgcatggtattaaactaggaatggagttaacacttaagagcttcacttttttgcatggtattaaactaggaatagggttaacacttaagagcttcacttttttgcacggtattaaactaggaatagggttaacacttaagagcttcactttttgcacggtattaaactaggaatagggttaacacttaagagcttcacttttttgcccggtattaaactaggaatagggttaacacttaagagcttcacttttttgcccggtattaaactaggaatagggttaacacttaagagcttcacttttttgcatggtattaaattaggaatagggttaacacttaagagcttcacttttttgcacggtattaaactaggaatagggttaacacttaagagcttcacttttgTGCATGGTTTTAAACTAGAAATAGGGTTAACACTAAAGAGCTTCACTTtttgcatggtattaaactaggaatagggttaacacttaagagcttcactttcttgcatggtattaaactaggaatagggttaacacttaagagcttcacttttttgcatggtattaaactaggaatagggttaacacttaagagcttcacttttttgcatggttttaaactaggaatagggttaacacttaagagcttcacttttttgcatggtattaaactagaatagggttaacacttaagagCCTCACTTTttttcatggtattaaactaggaatagggttaacacttaagagcttcacttttttgcatGGCATTAAACTAGGAATGGAGTTAACACTTAAAAGCTTCACTTTtttgcatggtattaaactaggaatagggttagcACTTAAGAGCCTCACTTTttttcatggtattaaactaggaatagggttagcacttaagagcttcacctttttcatggtattaaactaggaatagggttaacacgTAAGAGCTACACTTTtttgcatggtattaaactaggaatagggttaacactaaagagcttcacttttttgaatggtattaaactaggaatagggttaacactaaagagcttcacttttttgaatggtattaaactaggaatagggttagcacttaagagcttcacttttttcatggtattaaactaggaatagggttagcacttaagagcttcacttttttgcatggtattaaactaggaatagggttaacacttaagagcttcacttttgTGCATGGTTTTAAACTAGAAATAAGGttaacacttaagagcttcacttttgTGCATGGTTTTAAACTAGaaatagggttaacacttaagagcttcacttttttgaatggtattaaactaggaatagggttaacactaaagagcttcacttttttgcatggttttaaactaggaatagggttaacacttaagagcttcacttttttgcatggtattaaactagaatagggttaacacttaagagCCTCACTTTttttcatggtattaaactaggaatggAGTTAACACTTAAAAGCTTCACTTTtttgcatggtattaaactaggaatagggttagcacttaagagcttcactttttcgcatggtattaaactaggaatagggttagcacttaagagcttcacttttttttcatggtattaaactaggaatagggttagcacttaagagcttcaccttttttcatggtattaaactaggaatagggttaacactaaagagcttcacttttttgaatggtattaaactaggaatagggttaacactaaagagcttcacttttttgaatggtattaaactaggaatagggttagcacttaagagcttcacttttttgaatggtattaaactaggaatagggttagcacttaagagcttcacttttttcatggtattaaactaggaatagggttagcacttaagagcttcacttttttgcatggtattaaactaggaatagggttaacacttaagagcttcacttttgTGCATGGTTTTAAACTAGaaatagggttaacacttaagagcttcacttttttgaatggtattaaactaggaatagggttaacactaaagagcttcacttttttgcatggttttaaactagaaatagggttaacacttaagagcttcacttttttgcatggtattaaactagaatagggttaacacttaagagCCTCACTTTttttcatggtattaaactaggaatagggttaacacttaagagcttcacttttttgcatGGCATTAAACTAGGAATGGAGTTAACACTGAAAAGCTTCACCTTTttttcatggtattaaactaggaatagggttaacactaaagagcttcacttttttgaatggtattaaactaggaatagggttaacactaaAGAGCTACACTTTTTTGCATGGCATTAAACTAGAAATAGGGTTagcacttaagagcttcactttttttcatggtattaaactaggaatggGGTTAACACGTAAGAGCTACACTTTtttgcatggtattaaactaggaatggggttaacacttaagagcttcacttttgTGCAtggttttaaactaaaaatagggttaacactaaagagcttcacttttttgcatggtattaaactaggaatagggttaacacttaagagcttcacttttttgcatGGTTTTAAACaaggaatagggttaacacttaagagcttcacttttttgcatggtattaaactaggaatagggttaacacttaagagcttcacttttttgcatGGTTTTAAACAAGGAATAAGGttaacacttaagagcttcacttttttgcatggtattaaactagaatagggttaacacttaagagcctcacttttttgcatggtattaaactagaatagggttaacacttaagagCCTCACTTTttttcatggtattaaactaggaatagggttaacacttaagagcttcacttttttgcatggtattaaactaggaatagggttaacacttaagagcttcaTGCACCTTTAGTGACTCGAACGTCATTACGCGTCAACGACAGTTTCCGGTCAAATagtgtttttgaaaaataattttgttctaatCGAAAAACGTAAGTGCTTATGgtgctaaaattaggagttcgatccCTGTAGTACGCATTGCGCAGTGTGCTAGTTCACTGTACACATTTGCGCatgaaaccaaacaaacaagcgcAATAACAAATCCTTCGTGTCCTAAAGACTCTGTAAAACACTTGATATTTAGGATACttcttgtttttatgtatgtttttactTATACTTTAACTCGCTCTCTAACTTGATTGTTCTGgaaagatttgttttttgaaacaacacaatatcttctaggttgtaaagtttattttatgtttttaaatatttaaaaacttcatCGAGTTCCTCTGGAGACAACTAGGAAAGTTTTCAAATAACACAAAGTcataaatcataattttgaaatactaacatttattgaattggcccagcatggccaggtggttaaggcactcgactcgtaatcctagggtcgcgggttcgaattcgtcacaccaaacatgcttgtcctttcagccgtgggggcgttataatgtaatggtcaatcccactattcgttggtaaaagagtagcccaagagttggcggtaggaagtgacgactagctgccttcactctagtctcacactagtaaattaaggacggctagtgcggatagcccgcgtgtagctctgcgcgaaattaaaataaacaaacaatttattgaaTGTTCACATTAATGATTACACACCTTTTTCTGACAGCGACCCCTATCAACGTAAACATAAAATATCCATTTGAGTTCGTATTAATCACGTTTTATGTAAATACTTTTGACGTTTAATAAGCACAAAAAAAACGCGATACGTTTTGGCTTTCAGTTCCCTTTTAAAATAACGCATGATGTTTCACTTCGTTTCAGATCAAGGCAATACCTGAAGGAGAAAACTTTACTGACCAATATTCAGTAAGTAAGCAAGCTGGCAAAAAGGACTACACTGACCAGTACTCAATAAGTATAGATATACTGAAAGATATAATTTCATTGACCAGTATAAGGTAAGTAGAGAGGCTGAAAGAAGTGGATATAACTGGCCACTATAAGGTAAGTTAATACTCTAAAGGAGAGGATTTTACTGaccaatataaaaaacataaacgcCCTGAAGATCAGACTTAACTCACCAATAAGTTGATAAATACTGATTACTTCTTAAGTGAAAAAGGAGTCGAACCTATGTACTAACTAAGATATTTTTTCCTTACATGTacgattttattttgtaatgtaatctttttttttctcagccaAACTAGTAAGTGTTCTCAAGATGTTGTCATCCGTCGAATTTGCAgaggttttattgtcttgaaagttTTACATGCTCTACAACAATCTACACCAGACTTGTACATTATCAATATGTTTCTCTCAGCCAAACTCGCATGTTTATTAACCCTATCTTTAACTGTGTTTAGTGAAACATCAAGTCTATGTCCACCAAAGTCATATGTTTATTAACCCTGTCTTTAACTGTGTTTAGTAAAACATCAAGTCTATGTCCACCAAAGTCATATGTTTATTAACCCTGTCTTTAACTGTGTTTAGTGAAACATCAAGTCTATGTCCACCAAAGTCATATGTTTATTAACCCTGTCTTTAACTGTGTTTAGTGAAACATCAAGTCTATGTCCACCAAAGTCATATGTTTATTAACCCTGTCTTTAACTGTGTTTAGTGGGACATCAAGTCTATGTCCACCAAACTCAAACTTGACGCTAAATTAATCGGCCTAACCTCCGACAAGTGGGAATCTCTACAGGACCTGAAGAACATATTCAAACTCAGTCTTTCAGAGCCGTCGGTAAGCCTTGTTGTTGTTTAACTTAACCAATCTTCTGTGATTGAAATCACCTTTCTTTACTAAGAACTTAAAATAGTGGAAGAAATGTTCGCATACATTTTTTTCCTGAGGTGAAGCCACCAAAGTTACTAATGAACTTGTAATAATTAGATATTATATACTTCTGTATTGAAGCGCATTCTTCTAACATAAAAATGAATtgacaaataataattcataagtATAACGAGGTGGACATATTACGTGTTGAGGGGTGGACATATTACGTGTTTCG encodes:
- the LOC143247696 gene encoding allene oxide synthase-lipoxygenase protein-like isoform X1, with product MGGAVARITGEHIVYVRTGDRKGAGTDANVFMILHDEEGTKTPAMKLNSFLRNDHERGDTGSYYFPKIEGFGRVSKIELWRDSFGLADDWFVDRVALEYRKEKKLKVYFPINRWIKPNKRYIFKLYDCSLPQEDEHQQQRSEELAEKKQLYEYTQNIEGGPVQIKAIPEGENFTDQYSWDIKSMSTKLKLDAKLIGLTSDKWESLQDLKNIFKLSLSEPSCLPRWNDDKWFAVQRVQGLNPISIQLCLEIPENFGVNVFELEPMLENLTLREALDAHRIFIVDLKVLKNLPCKDDRTICAPLALFFSTKQGTCTSCCPVISG